Proteins found in one Balaenoptera acutorostrata chromosome 17, mBalAcu1.1, whole genome shotgun sequence genomic segment:
- the OSGIN2 gene encoding oxidative stress-induced growth inhibitor 2 isoform X3: protein MPLVEETSLLEDSSVTLPVVVIGNGPSGICLSYMLSGYRPYLSSEAIHPNTILHSKLEEARHLSIVDQDLEYLSEGLEGRSSNPVAVLFDALLHPDADFGYDYPSILHWKLEQHHYIPHLVLGKGPPGGAWHNMEGSMLTISFGNWMELPGLKFKDWVSSKRRNLKGDRVMPEEIARYYKHYVKVMGLQKNFRENTYITSVSRLYRDQVDNDGQDRDISTQHLQIEKSKFTKRNWEIRGYQRIGDGSHIPFCLFAENVALATGTLDSPGRLEIDGEDFPFVFHSMPEFGAAISKGKLCGKVDPVLIVGSGLTAADAVLCAYNNNVPVIHVFRRRVTDPSLIFKQLPKKLYPEYHKVYHMMCTQSYSLDSNLLSDYTSFPEHHVLSFKSDMKCILQNISGLKKIFKLSAAVVLIGSHPNLSFLKEQGCYLGHNSSQPITCKGNPVEIDAYTYECVKEANLFALGPLVGDNFVRFLKGGALGVTRCLATRQKKKKQHLFVERGGGDGIA, encoded by the exons gaaatggACCCTCAGGAATCTGCCTTTCTTATATGCTGTCAGGCTACAGACCATATTTATCATCAGAAGCAATACATCCAAACACAATCTTACATAGCAAATTAGAAGAAGCGAGACATCTTTCCATTGTTGATCAG gaCTTAGAGTATTTGTCTGAGGGCCTTGAGGGTCGATCATCCAATCCTGTTGCAGTACTTTTCGACGCACTTCTTCATCCAGATGCTGACTTTGGGTATGATTATCCATCCATTTTGCATTGGAAATTAGAACAGCATCATTATATCCCTCACTTAGTTCTTGGTAAAGGTCCACCTGGTGGAGCTTGGCAT AATATGGAAGGCTCGATGTTGACAATCAGCTTTGGAAATTGGATGGAGCTACCTGGACTTAAATTTAAAGATTGGGTATCTAGCAAACGAAG GAACCTAAAAGGGGATCGAGTTATGCCAGAGGAAATAGCTCGCTACTATAAACATTATGTAAAAGTCATGGGTCTTCAGAAGAATTTCAGAGAGAATACTTACATTACCTCTGTATCAAGACTCTATAGAGATCAAGTTGATAATGATGGTCAAGACAGAGATATTTCAACACAGCATTTACAGATAGAGAAGTCAAAATTTACCAAGAGAAACTGGGAAATCAGGGGTTATCAGCGAATAGGAGATGGTTCCCATattcctttctgtctctttgctgAAAATGTAGCTCTGGCAACTGGAACATTGGATTCTCCTGGCCGTTTGGAAATTGATGGGGAagattttccttttgtgtttcaTTCAATGCCTGAATTTGGAGCCGCTATAAGCAAAGGAAAGTTGTGTGGCAAAGTGGATCCAGTGTTAATTGTAGGTTCTGGGCTTACCGCAGCTGATGCAGTACTGTGTGCTTACAACAATAATGTCCCTGTGATTCATGTATTTCGCAGACGAGTAACTGATCCAAGCTTAATTTTCAAACAGCTTCCCAAAAAGCTTTATCCAGAATACCATAAAGTCTATCATATGATGTGTACTCAGTCATATTCTTTAGACTCAAATCTTTTATCTGATTATACCAGTTTTCCTGAGCACCATGTGCTTTCCTTTAAGTCGGACATGAAATGCATTCTTCAAAATATCTCTggattgaagaaaatatttaagctCTCTGCAGCAGTAGTGTTGATAGGTTCTCATCCCAATCTGTCCTTTCTGAAGGAGCAAGGGTGTTACCTGGGCCACAACTCAAGCCAGCCAATCACATGTAAGGGTAATCCTGTGGAAATAGACGCATATACATATGAGTGTGTTAAAGAAGCCAACCTTTTTGCATTGGGTCCTTTGGTTGGAGACAATTTTGTTCGATTTTTAAAGGGAGGGGCACTGGGTGTTACACGCTGTTTAGCTacaagacagaagaaaaaaaagcagcatttatttgttgaaagaggaggaggagatgggataGCTTAG
- the OSGIN2 gene encoding oxidative stress-induced growth inhibitor 2 isoform X4 gives MLSGYRPYLSSEAIHPNTILHSKLEEARHLSIVDQDLEYLSEGLEGRSSNPVAVLFDALLHPDADFGYDYPSILHWKLEQHHYIPHLVLGKGPPGGAWHNMEGSMLTISFGNWMELPGLKFKDWVSSKRRNLKGDRVMPEEIARYYKHYVKVMGLQKNFRENTYITSVSRLYRDQVDNDGQDRDISTQHLQIEKSKFTKRNWEIRGYQRIGDGSHIPFCLFAENVALATGTLDSPGRLEIDGEDFPFVFHSMPEFGAAISKGKLCGKVDPVLIVGSGLTAADAVLCAYNNNVPVIHVFRRRVTDPSLIFKQLPKKLYPEYHKVYHMMCTQSYSLDSNLLSDYTSFPEHHVLSFKSDMKCILQNISGLKKIFKLSAAVVLIGSHPNLSFLKEQGCYLGHNSSQPITCKGNPVEIDAYTYECVKEANLFALGPLVGDNFVRFLKGGALGVTRCLATRQKKKKQHLFVERGGGDGIA, from the exons ATGCTGTCAGGCTACAGACCATATTTATCATCAGAAGCAATACATCCAAACACAATCTTACATAGCAAATTAGAAGAAGCGAGACATCTTTCCATTGTTGATCAG gaCTTAGAGTATTTGTCTGAGGGCCTTGAGGGTCGATCATCCAATCCTGTTGCAGTACTTTTCGACGCACTTCTTCATCCAGATGCTGACTTTGGGTATGATTATCCATCCATTTTGCATTGGAAATTAGAACAGCATCATTATATCCCTCACTTAGTTCTTGGTAAAGGTCCACCTGGTGGAGCTTGGCAT AATATGGAAGGCTCGATGTTGACAATCAGCTTTGGAAATTGGATGGAGCTACCTGGACTTAAATTTAAAGATTGGGTATCTAGCAAACGAAG GAACCTAAAAGGGGATCGAGTTATGCCAGAGGAAATAGCTCGCTACTATAAACATTATGTAAAAGTCATGGGTCTTCAGAAGAATTTCAGAGAGAATACTTACATTACCTCTGTATCAAGACTCTATAGAGATCAAGTTGATAATGATGGTCAAGACAGAGATATTTCAACACAGCATTTACAGATAGAGAAGTCAAAATTTACCAAGAGAAACTGGGAAATCAGGGGTTATCAGCGAATAGGAGATGGTTCCCATattcctttctgtctctttgctgAAAATGTAGCTCTGGCAACTGGAACATTGGATTCTCCTGGCCGTTTGGAAATTGATGGGGAagattttccttttgtgtttcaTTCAATGCCTGAATTTGGAGCCGCTATAAGCAAAGGAAAGTTGTGTGGCAAAGTGGATCCAGTGTTAATTGTAGGTTCTGGGCTTACCGCAGCTGATGCAGTACTGTGTGCTTACAACAATAATGTCCCTGTGATTCATGTATTTCGCAGACGAGTAACTGATCCAAGCTTAATTTTCAAACAGCTTCCCAAAAAGCTTTATCCAGAATACCATAAAGTCTATCATATGATGTGTACTCAGTCATATTCTTTAGACTCAAATCTTTTATCTGATTATACCAGTTTTCCTGAGCACCATGTGCTTTCCTTTAAGTCGGACATGAAATGCATTCTTCAAAATATCTCTggattgaagaaaatatttaagctCTCTGCAGCAGTAGTGTTGATAGGTTCTCATCCCAATCTGTCCTTTCTGAAGGAGCAAGGGTGTTACCTGGGCCACAACTCAAGCCAGCCAATCACATGTAAGGGTAATCCTGTGGAAATAGACGCATATACATATGAGTGTGTTAAAGAAGCCAACCTTTTTGCATTGGGTCCTTTGGTTGGAGACAATTTTGTTCGATTTTTAAAGGGAGGGGCACTGGGTGTTACACGCTGTTTAGCTacaagacagaagaaaaaaaagcagcatttatttgttgaaagaggaggaggagatgggataGCTTAG